A single Cucumis melo cultivar AY chromosome 4, USDA_Cmelo_AY_1.0, whole genome shotgun sequence DNA region contains:
- the LOC103502965 gene encoding uncharacterized protein LOC103502965 encodes METEVRNQNQRGCKALEPEVFLQWGKRKRLRCPRNKDPEISERLCGSLRKKIGSRSGRCVISASEKERIPLQPNRLTRNSEGVTTLRNGGAGTAPSPEKEDRYYSTRGSTAAVVDENGHEERGGSFVLPKLLIALSSKEKEEDFMAMKGCKLPQRPKKRAKMIQRSLLLVSPGAWLTEMSQERYEVREKKTTKKRPTGLKAMGSMETDSE; translated from the exons ATGGAGACGGAGGTGAGAAATCAGAACCAGAGAGGATGTAAGGCTCTGGAACCGGAAGTTTTCTTACAGTGGGGAAAGAGGAAGCGTCTGCGGTGTCCTAGGAACAAAGACCCAGAGATCTCCGAGCGATTATGCGGCAGTCTACGGAAGAAAATCGGATCTCGGAGCGGTCGCTGTGTGATTTCTGCTTCAGAAAAAGAACGGATCCCACTCCAACCAAATCGTTTAACTAG GAATTCTGAGGGCGTTACTACGCTGCGTAACGGTGGTGCAGGCACAGCGCCGTCGCCGGAGAAGGAAGACCGTTACTACTCCACCAGAGGATCCACGGCGGCGGTAGTGGACGAGAACGGCCATGAGGAAAGAGGAGGCAGCTTTGTTTTACCAAAGCTGTTGATTGCTCTGTCAAgcaaagaaaaggaagaagactTCATGGCCATGAAAGGCTGCAAGCTTCCACAAAGACCTAAAAAGAGAGCCAAGATGATTCAGAGAAGCTTACTT CTGGTGAGCCCTGGAGCATGGCTGACGGAAATGAGCCAAGAAAGATATGAAGTTAGAGAAAAGAAGACAACGAAgaag AGGCCAACAGGGCTGAAAGCCATGGGAAGTATGGAGACTGATTCAGAATGA